In Thauera sedimentorum, a single genomic region encodes these proteins:
- the glmU gene encoding bifunctional UDP-N-acetylglucosamine diphosphorylase/glucosamine-1-phosphate N-acetyltransferase GlmU: MEVVVLAAGQGKRMRSALPKVLQPIAGRPLLAHVLDTARSLQAARICVVYGHGGETVRERLDAPDLAWALQAEQLGTGHAVQQALPQLTDGDTALVLYGDVPLIGAATLRRLCAAAGETRLALLTVELDDPTGYGRILRDADGRVTRIVEQKDASAAEREVREVNTGILVAPVARLRDWLGRIGNANAQGEYYLTDIIGLAVADGVEVVTEQPDAVWETLGVNSKPQLAELERLHQRNIADRLMDEGVTLIDPARLDVRGELVCGRDVEIDVNCVFEGRVELADGVRIGANCVIRDAVIGQGSRIAPFSHVESTRMGEACVIGPYARTRPGTELGADVHLGNFVEVKNSRIADHSKANHLAYVGDADVGSRVNIGAGTITCNYDGANKYRTVIEDEVFIGSDTQLVAPVRVGRGATLGAGTTLTKDAPAGQLTVSRAKQVSLAGWQRPVKNKQGA, from the coding sequence ATGGAAGTGGTCGTTCTTGCCGCCGGGCAGGGCAAGCGCATGCGTTCCGCGCTGCCCAAGGTGCTGCAGCCGATCGCCGGGCGCCCGCTGCTGGCGCACGTGCTCGATACCGCGCGCAGCCTGCAGGCCGCGCGCATCTGCGTGGTGTACGGCCACGGCGGCGAAACCGTGCGCGAACGGCTCGACGCCCCCGACCTCGCCTGGGCGCTGCAGGCCGAGCAGCTCGGCACCGGCCACGCGGTGCAGCAGGCGCTGCCGCAGCTTACCGACGGCGACACCGCGCTGGTGCTCTATGGTGACGTACCGCTGATCGGCGCCGCCACGCTGCGCCGGCTGTGCGCTGCGGCAGGCGAGACGCGTCTCGCGCTGCTCACCGTCGAGCTTGACGACCCCACCGGCTATGGCCGCATCCTGCGCGACGCCGACGGGCGTGTCACCCGCATCGTCGAACAGAAGGATGCCAGCGCCGCCGAGCGCGAAGTGCGCGAGGTCAACACCGGCATCCTGGTCGCTCCGGTCGCCCGCCTGCGCGACTGGCTCGGGCGTATCGGCAACGCCAACGCCCAGGGCGAGTACTACCTCACCGACATCATCGGCCTGGCGGTGGCCGACGGCGTCGAGGTGGTCACCGAGCAGCCGGACGCCGTCTGGGAGACCCTGGGCGTGAACAGCAAGCCGCAGCTTGCCGAGCTCGAACGCCTCCATCAGCGCAACATCGCCGACCGCCTGATGGACGAGGGCGTCACCCTGATCGACCCGGCCCGCCTCGACGTGCGCGGCGAACTGGTCTGCGGGCGCGACGTCGAGATCGACGTCAATTGCGTCTTCGAAGGCCGCGTTGAACTGGCCGACGGCGTGCGCATCGGTGCCAACTGCGTGATCCGCGATGCGGTCATCGGGCAGGGCAGCCGCATCGCGCCCTTCTCCCACGTCGAATCCACCCGCATGGGCGAAGCCTGCGTGATCGGCCCCTACGCGCGCACCCGCCCGGGCACCGAGCTGGGCGCGGACGTGCACCTGGGCAACTTCGTCGAAGTGAAGAACAGCCGCATCGCCGACCATTCCAAGGCCAACCACCTGGCCTACGTGGGCGACGCCGACGTCGGCAGCCGGGTGAACATCGGCGCCGGCACCATCACCTGCAACTACGACGGCGCCAACAAGTACCGCACGGTGATTGAGGACGAGGTCTTCATCGGCTCCGATACCCAGCTCGTCGCCCCGGTGCGGGTCGGCCGCGGCGCCACCCTGGGCGCCGGCACCACCCTCACCAAGGACGCGCCGGCCGGGCAGCTCACCGTGTCGCGCGCCAAGCAAGTAAGCCTCGCCGGCTGGCAGCGGCCGGTCAAGAACAAGCAAGGAGCCTGA
- a CDS encoding bifunctional enoyl-CoA hydratase/phosphate acetyltransferase, translating to MEHAVQQFIQNRTFDEIQVGDFAQLVRTLKPEDIHLFAVMSGDVNPTHVDPEFARSSQFREVVGHSMWGSTLISTVLGTEFPGPGTVYVSQGLNFWRPITIGDTLTITVTCHEKYEHNHHIVFDCLAVNQDGLKVIDGTAEVLAPTEKIKRTRVNLPEVHISDRELRYSHLLSVSSGLSPIPIAVAHPCDAESLRGPIQAARAGLVEPILVGPEAKIRAVAEEHDIDIRGFRIVDVPHSHAAAEAAVALCRDGGAEALMKGSLHTDELMSAVISKEGGLRTARRISHVFLADVPTYPHPLMITDAAINIEPSLETKVDIIQNAIDLAHVLGLAEPKVAILSAVETVTPKIRSTIEAAALCKMADRGQIKGGLLDGPLAFDNAVSLVAAKTKGIRSAVAGNADILVVPDLESGNMVAKQLEYLADALMAGVVLGARVPIVLTSRADTAETRAASCAIVQLMAHRKREAMLG from the coding sequence ATGGAGCACGCAGTCCAGCAGTTCATCCAGAACCGTACCTTCGACGAGATCCAGGTGGGCGATTTCGCCCAGCTGGTCCGCACCCTCAAGCCCGAGGACATCCACCTGTTCGCGGTGATGTCCGGTGACGTCAATCCCACCCACGTCGATCCCGAGTTCGCCCGCTCCAGCCAGTTCCGCGAGGTGGTCGGCCACAGCATGTGGGGCAGCACGCTGATCTCCACCGTGCTCGGCACCGAGTTCCCCGGCCCGGGCACCGTATACGTGTCGCAAGGCCTCAACTTCTGGCGGCCGATCACCATCGGCGACACGCTGACCATCACCGTGACCTGCCACGAGAAGTACGAGCACAACCACCACATCGTGTTCGACTGCCTGGCGGTGAACCAGGACGGGCTCAAGGTGATCGACGGCACCGCCGAGGTGCTGGCGCCCACCGAGAAGATCAAGCGCACGCGGGTGAATCTGCCCGAGGTGCACATCTCCGATCGCGAGCTGCGCTACAGCCATCTGCTGTCGGTGAGTTCGGGCCTGTCGCCGATTCCGATCGCGGTGGCCCACCCGTGCGACGCCGAATCCCTGCGCGGCCCCATCCAGGCCGCACGTGCCGGGCTGGTCGAGCCCATCCTGGTCGGCCCGGAAGCCAAGATCCGCGCGGTAGCCGAAGAGCACGACATCGACATCCGCGGTTTCCGCATCGTCGATGTGCCGCACAGCCATGCCGCGGCCGAGGCCGCCGTGGCGCTGTGCCGCGACGGCGGCGCTGAGGCGCTGATGAAGGGTTCGCTGCACACCGACGAACTGATGAGCGCGGTGATCTCCAAGGAAGGCGGCCTGCGCACCGCGCGTCGCATCAGCCATGTGTTCCTGGCCGACGTGCCCACCTACCCACATCCGCTGATGATCACCGACGCGGCGATCAACATCGAGCCCTCGCTGGAAACCAAGGTCGACATCATCCAGAACGCCATCGACCTGGCCCACGTGCTCGGCCTGGCCGAACCCAAGGTGGCCATCCTGTCGGCAGTGGAGACCGTCACGCCCAAGATCCGCTCCACCATCGAGGCGGCCGCGCTGTGCAAGATGGCCGACCGTGGCCAGATCAAGGGCGGCCTGCTCGACGGCCCGCTGGCCTTCGACAACGCGGTGTCGCTGGTCGCCGCCAAGACCAAGGGCATCCGCTCCGCAGTCGCCGGCAACGCCGACATCCTGGTGGTGCCGGATCTGGAGTCCGGCAACATGGTCGCGAAGCAGCTCGAATACCTGGCCGATGCACTGATGGCCGGCGTGGTGCTGGGCGCGCGCGTGCCCATCGTGCTGACCAGCCGCGCCGACACCGCTGAGACGCGCGCGGCATCCTGCGCCATCGTCCAGCTGATGGCCCACCGCAAGCGGGAGGCCATGCTCGGATGA
- a CDS encoding acetate/propionate family kinase has protein sequence MKAILVLNAGSSSLKFALFATEPALAEQPALAGQIEGIGATPELSARDAAGKRYQEPVTTTGEQAEQHRDALTHLFRWLAAHNPDLEIVAAGHRVVHGGERYSAPVRLSEAVLRELDEFVPLAPLHQPHNLRAVRAVAALLPEIPQVGCFDTAFHRTQPALAQAFALPRAISAEGVKRYGFHGLSYDYVARQLPEVVGERASGAVVIAHLGNGASMCALRDGKSVASTMGFTAVEGLMMGTRTGSLDPGVLLYLMEQKGMDAKALTKLLYKESGLLGVSGISQDMRTLLASPAPEAKEAVDLFCYRIARELGSLAAAAGGLDALVFTGGIGEHAAPVRAKVAEMAAWLGVDIDVSANDAQQLRIDSADSRVAVAVVPTNEEGMIARYTMELLGR, from the coding sequence ATGAAGGCCATCCTCGTTCTCAACGCCGGATCGAGCAGCCTGAAGTTCGCGCTGTTCGCCACCGAGCCGGCCCTGGCCGAGCAGCCGGCGCTGGCCGGGCAGATCGAAGGCATCGGCGCCACGCCTGAACTGTCCGCCCGCGACGCCGCCGGCAAGCGCTACCAGGAGCCGGTGACCACCACCGGCGAGCAGGCCGAACAGCATCGCGACGCGCTCACCCATCTGTTCCGCTGGCTGGCCGCGCACAACCCGGACCTGGAGATCGTCGCCGCCGGCCATCGCGTGGTGCATGGCGGCGAACGCTACAGCGCCCCGGTGCGCCTGAGCGAGGCGGTGCTGCGCGAACTCGACGAGTTCGTGCCGCTCGCCCCGCTGCACCAGCCGCACAACCTGCGTGCGGTACGCGCGGTGGCGGCGCTGCTGCCCGAGATCCCGCAGGTGGGCTGCTTCGACACCGCCTTCCACCGCACCCAGCCGGCGCTCGCTCAGGCCTTCGCGCTGCCGCGCGCGATCAGCGCCGAAGGCGTCAAACGCTACGGCTTCCACGGGCTGTCCTACGACTACGTCGCCCGCCAGCTGCCCGAGGTGGTCGGCGAGCGCGCCAGCGGCGCGGTGGTGATTGCCCATCTGGGCAACGGTGCGTCGATGTGCGCGCTGCGCGACGGCAAGAGCGTGGCCTCGACCATGGGCTTCACCGCGGTCGAGGGCCTGATGATGGGCACCCGCACCGGCAGCCTGGACCCCGGCGTTCTGCTCTACCTGATGGAGCAGAAGGGCATGGACGCCAAGGCGCTGACCAAGCTGCTCTACAAGGAATCCGGCCTGCTGGGCGTGTCCGGCATCAGCCAGGACATGCGCACCCTGCTCGCCTCGCCGGCCCCGGAGGCCAAGGAGGCGGTGGATCTGTTCTGCTACCGCATCGCGCGCGAGCTCGGTTCGCTGGCCGCGGCGGCCGGCGGTCTCGATGCGCTGGTGTTCACCGGCGGCATCGGCGAGCACGCCGCGCCCGTGCGCGCCAAGGTGGCCGAGATGGCCGCCTGGCTGGGCGTGGACATCGACGTCTCAGCCAACGATGCGCAACAACTGCGCATCGACAGCGCCGACAGCCGGGTAGCCGTGGCAGTGGTGCCGACCAACGAGGAAGGCATGATCGCGCGCTATACGATGGAGCTGCTCGGTCGCTGA
- a CDS encoding sulfite exporter TauE/SafE family protein yields the protein MGLDLAGWIVTAIAILLTGISKSGLGGALGGLAVPFMAMWISPRDAVAVVLPILIAMDFVGIRAWRGKAAWSELRMLIPAALLGIGLGTLAFGVMPDRVVVGVLGAISVAFAAHRLLFRRVSVSGEGSPAPSPAWAWLCGAGAGFTSTLAHAGGPPLLIYLLGRGLPRERFVATTVFFFAAINLAKLPFYLGLGLFRTDTLLMSAVLLPLVPLGVWLGMHLLKRIPERPFYLFSTAALGLSGIKLLWDALV from the coding sequence GTGGGACTCGACCTCGCAGGCTGGATCGTTACCGCGATTGCCATCCTGCTCACCGGCATCTCCAAGTCCGGCCTTGGCGGCGCGCTCGGCGGACTGGCGGTGCCCTTCATGGCGATGTGGATCTCGCCGCGCGATGCGGTGGCGGTGGTGCTGCCGATTCTGATCGCGATGGACTTCGTCGGTATCCGCGCGTGGCGTGGCAAGGCGGCCTGGAGCGAGCTGCGCATGCTGATCCCGGCCGCGCTGCTGGGCATCGGCCTGGGTACGCTGGCCTTCGGCGTCATGCCGGACCGCGTGGTGGTCGGCGTGCTCGGGGCGATCTCGGTGGCGTTTGCCGCCCACCGCCTGCTGTTCCGGCGGGTAAGCGTGAGCGGCGAGGGCAGCCCTGCGCCATCGCCCGCCTGGGCCTGGCTGTGCGGCGCGGGCGCGGGCTTCACCAGCACGCTGGCGCATGCGGGCGGGCCGCCCTTGCTGATCTACCTGCTGGGGCGCGGCCTGCCGCGCGAGCGCTTCGTCGCCACCACGGTGTTCTTCTTCGCGGCGATCAACCTGGCCAAGCTGCCCTTCTACCTCGGCCTCGGGCTGTTCCGCACCGACACTCTGCTGATGTCGGCCGTGCTGCTGCCGCTGGTGCCGCTCGGCGTCTGGCTGGGCATGCATCTGCTCAAGCGTATCCCTGAGCGCCCCTTCTACCTGTTCTCCACCGCGGCGCTGGGCCTGTCGGGCATCAAGCTGTTGTGGGACGCGCTGGTCTGA
- a CDS encoding glutamate synthase subunit beta: protein MGKPTGFLEHQRLSEAYKPAAERVKDYREFTVRLNDEQAAVQGARCMDCGIPFCNNGCPVNNIIPDWNDLVYRGDWQNAIQVLHSTNNFPEFTGRICPAPCEAACTLGINVDPVGIKSIERAIIDKAWEQGWVQPQPPAAKTGKKVAVVGSGPAGLAAAQQLARAGHDVTVFEKNDRVGGLLRYGIPDFKMEKHLIDRRVEQMEAEGVTFRTGVLVGAKEVPAGIINDATEVVSAEELKKSFDAVILAGGAEVPRDLPVPGRELAGVHFALEFLIPQNKQVAGGAANPISAKGKHVVVIGGGDTGSDCVGTSNRHGALSVTQLELMPMPPEQENKALTWPYWPIKLRTSTSHQEGCERDFAVATKEFIGENGQVKALKVVRLEWKDGKMSEVPGSEFELKADLVLFAMGFTNPVGGVLEGFGVEKDARGNAKATTDGEGCYATNVAGVYAAGDVRRGQSLVVWAIREGRQCAREVDAFLMGESVLPR from the coding sequence ATGGGCAAGCCCACCGGATTCCTCGAACACCAGCGCCTCTCCGAGGCATACAAGCCCGCGGCCGAGCGGGTCAAGGACTACCGCGAGTTCACCGTCCGCCTCAATGACGAGCAGGCCGCGGTGCAGGGCGCGCGCTGCATGGACTGCGGCATTCCGTTCTGCAACAACGGCTGCCCGGTGAACAACATCATTCCGGACTGGAACGACCTGGTGTACCGCGGCGACTGGCAGAACGCCATCCAGGTGCTGCACTCCACCAACAACTTCCCGGAGTTCACCGGCCGCATCTGCCCGGCGCCCTGTGAGGCGGCGTGCACCCTCGGCATCAACGTTGATCCGGTCGGCATCAAGTCGATCGAGCGCGCGATCATCGACAAGGCCTGGGAGCAGGGCTGGGTCCAGCCCCAGCCGCCGGCGGCCAAGACCGGCAAGAAGGTTGCCGTGGTCGGCTCCGGCCCCGCGGGCCTGGCCGCCGCGCAGCAGCTGGCGCGCGCCGGCCATGACGTGACCGTGTTCGAGAAGAACGACCGCGTCGGCGGCCTCCTGCGCTACGGCATCCCCGACTTCAAGATGGAGAAGCACCTGATCGACCGCCGCGTCGAGCAGATGGAGGCCGAGGGTGTGACTTTCCGCACCGGCGTGCTGGTGGGCGCCAAGGAAGTTCCGGCAGGCATCATCAACGACGCCACGGAAGTGGTCTCCGCCGAGGAGCTGAAGAAGTCCTTCGACGCGGTCATCCTGGCCGGCGGCGCGGAAGTGCCGCGCGACCTGCCGGTGCCGGGGCGTGAGCTCGCCGGCGTGCATTTCGCGCTGGAGTTCCTCATCCCGCAGAACAAGCAAGTCGCCGGTGGTGCGGCCAACCCGATCTCCGCCAAGGGCAAGCATGTGGTGGTGATCGGCGGTGGCGACACCGGTTCGGACTGCGTCGGTACCTCCAACCGTCACGGCGCGCTGTCGGTCACCCAGCTCGAGCTCATGCCCATGCCGCCGGAGCAGGAGAACAAGGCGCTGACCTGGCCCTACTGGCCGATCAAGCTGCGCACCTCCACCTCGCACCAGGAAGGCTGCGAGCGCGATTTCGCCGTTGCCACCAAGGAGTTCATCGGTGAGAACGGCCAGGTCAAGGCGCTCAAGGTCGTCCGCCTGGAGTGGAAGGACGGCAAGATGAGCGAGGTGCCGGGTTCCGAGTTCGAGCTCAAGGCCGACCTGGTGCTGTTCGCCATGGGTTTCACCAACCCGGTGGGTGGCGTGCTGGAAGGCTTCGGCGTGGAGAAGGACGCCCGCGGCAATGCCAAGGCGACCACCGACGGCGAGGGCTGCTACGCCACCAACGTGGCCGGCGTGTATGCCGCCGGTGACGTGCGTCGCGGGCAATCGCTGGTGGTGTGGGCGATTCGTGAAGGCCGTCAGTGCGCCCGCGAGGTCGATGCCTTCCTGATGGGCGAGAGCGTGCTGCCGCGCTGA
- a CDS encoding glutamate synthase-related protein, which yields MDLPQKQGLYDPANEHDACGVGFIAHIKGRKSHDIILQGLEILKNLDHRGAVGADPLQGDGAGILIQIPDQLYREEMAEQGVTLPDAGEYGVGMVFMPKEQASRLACEEEIERAVRAEGQVVLGWRDVPVNGDMPMSPTVKAKEPVIRQVFVGRGPDIMVTEALERKLYVARRRAANAINALHLKHGQEFYMVSMSARTVNYKGLLLADQVGEYYLDLVDPRATSALSLVHQRFSTNTFPKWNLAHPFRYIAHNGEINTLRGNYNWMRAREKGVSSPLLGADLEKIWPLIYPGQSDSAAFDNALELLVMSGYSMAHAVMMMIPEAWESHTHMDERRRAFYEYHAAMMEPWDGPAAVAFTDGRQIGATLDRNGLRPARYLVTDDDLVVMASESGVLPIPDSKIVKKWRLQPGKMFLIDMEQGRIIDDKELKESLATARPYSEWLSRINIKLDGLDAPAKAAAPESAANLLDRQQAFGFTQEDIKFILEPMGKAGEEATGSMGNDSPLAVLSGKEKPLYNYFRQLFAQVTNPPIDPIREQLVMSLVSFIGPRPNLLEINEINPPFRLEVSQPVLDFADMAKIRNIARYTHNKFRSAELDICYPAAWGKEGVEARLASLCAEAEDAVLQGYNILVVSDRKVDADNVAIPALLALSAIHQHLVTKGLRTRAGLVVETGTAREIHHFAVLAGYGAEAVHPYLALETLQTLAGDAETAEKYVKHFVKAVGKGLMKVMSKMGISTYMSYTGAQIFEAVGLQQALLDKYFTGTTSQVEGMGVFEVMEEAIRLHKKAFSPDPVLANMLDAGGDYAYRVRGDEHMWTPDAIAKLQHATRSGKADTYKEYAKLINDQTKRHMTLRGLFEIKPAAPPVPLDEVEPAKEIVKRFATGAMSLGSISTEAHTTLAVAMNRIGGKSNTGEGGEDPMRFKPIVKAMKLSEIIGQGRIERDIELSAGDSLRSAIKQVASGRFGVTAEYLVNADQIQIKMAQGAKPGEGGQLPGHKVSEYIGFLRHSVPGVGLISPPPHHDIYSIEDLAQLIHDLKNVNPLASISVKLVSEIGVGTVAAGVAKAKADHIVIAGHDGGTGASPWSSIKHAGSPWELGLAETQQTLVLNRLRSRVRVQVDGQMKTGRDVVIGALLGADEFGFATAPLVVEGCIMMRKCHLNTCPVGVATQDPVLRARFQGQPEHVVNYFFFVAEEVRELMAQLGIRKFDDLIGRADLLDMKKGIEHWKARGLDYSRIFYRPNVPASVPRLHTENQDHGLDKALDNQLIELARPALEKGEKVHIDLPVRNINRTVGAMLSGRVAQAYGHAGLPADTIHVKLNGTAGQAFGAFLARGVTMELVGEGNDYVGKGLSGGRIVVRPQAEFRGTTADNIIVGNTVLYGATEGEVYFAGVGGERFAVRNSGATAVVEGVGDHGCEYMTGGTVVVLGQTGRNFAAGMSGGVAYVLDEDGSFEQRCNMAQVALEPLPDEFEARKGSESGDDLESHGRVDIDHLTMGDELILKGLIERHARFTGSPRARMILDDWATWRGRFVKVFPHEYRRALAEMAAQKQQQLEAA from the coding sequence ATGGATCTCCCCCAGAAGCAGGGTTTGTACGACCCGGCAAACGAACACGACGCCTGTGGCGTGGGCTTCATTGCCCACATCAAGGGCCGGAAGTCCCACGACATCATCCTGCAGGGCCTCGAAATCCTGAAAAACCTGGATCACCGCGGCGCGGTGGGCGCGGACCCGCTGCAGGGCGACGGTGCCGGCATCCTGATCCAGATCCCGGACCAGCTCTATCGCGAGGAAATGGCGGAGCAGGGCGTCACCCTGCCGGACGCCGGCGAATACGGCGTGGGCATGGTGTTCATGCCCAAGGAGCAGGCCTCGCGCCTGGCCTGTGAAGAAGAGATCGAGCGCGCGGTGCGTGCCGAGGGCCAGGTGGTGCTGGGCTGGCGCGACGTGCCGGTCAACGGCGACATGCCGATGAGCCCGACCGTGAAGGCCAAGGAGCCGGTGATCCGCCAGGTCTTCGTCGGCCGCGGCCCGGACATCATGGTTACCGAGGCGCTGGAGCGCAAGCTGTACGTGGCGCGCCGCCGCGCGGCCAACGCCATCAATGCGCTGCATCTGAAGCACGGGCAGGAGTTCTACATGGTCTCCATGTCCGCGCGCACCGTGAACTACAAGGGCCTGCTGCTCGCCGACCAGGTTGGCGAGTACTACCTCGACCTGGTCGACCCGCGCGCCACTTCGGCGCTGTCGCTGGTGCACCAGCGCTTCTCGACCAACACCTTCCCGAAGTGGAACCTCGCCCACCCGTTCCGCTACATCGCGCACAACGGCGAGATCAACACCCTGCGCGGCAACTACAACTGGATGCGCGCGCGCGAGAAGGGCGTGTCCTCGCCGCTGCTCGGTGCCGACCTCGAGAAGATCTGGCCGCTGATCTACCCCGGCCAGTCCGACTCGGCCGCTTTCGACAATGCGCTTGAGCTGCTGGTGATGAGCGGCTACTCCATGGCCCACGCGGTGATGATGATGATCCCCGAGGCCTGGGAGTCGCACACCCACATGGATGAGCGCCGCCGTGCGTTCTACGAGTACCACGCCGCGATGATGGAGCCGTGGGACGGCCCCGCCGCGGTGGCGTTCACCGACGGCCGCCAGATTGGCGCCACGCTGGACCGCAACGGCCTGCGCCCGGCGCGCTACCTGGTCACCGACGATGACCTCGTGGTGATGGCCTCCGAATCCGGCGTGCTGCCGATTCCCGACAGCAAGATCGTCAAGAAGTGGCGCCTGCAGCCGGGCAAGATGTTCCTGATCGACATGGAGCAGGGCCGCATCATCGACGACAAGGAGCTCAAGGAGTCGCTGGCCACCGCACGTCCTTACTCCGAGTGGCTGAGCCGCATCAACATCAAGCTCGACGGTCTGGATGCGCCCGCCAAGGCGGCCGCACCGGAAAGCGCGGCGAACCTGCTCGACCGTCAGCAGGCCTTCGGCTTCACCCAGGAAGACATCAAGTTCATCCTCGAGCCGATGGGCAAGGCCGGCGAGGAAGCCACCGGTTCGATGGGCAACGACTCGCCGCTGGCGGTGCTGTCCGGCAAGGAAAAGCCGCTCTACAACTACTTCCGCCAGCTCTTCGCGCAGGTCACCAACCCGCCGATCGACCCGATCCGCGAGCAACTGGTGATGTCGCTGGTGTCCTTCATCGGCCCGCGTCCCAACCTGCTCGAGATCAACGAGATCAACCCGCCGTTCCGTCTGGAAGTCTCCCAGCCGGTGCTGGATTTTGCCGACATGGCGAAGATCCGCAACATCGCGCGCTACACCCACAACAAGTTCCGCTCGGCCGAACTGGACATCTGCTATCCGGCCGCCTGGGGCAAGGAAGGCGTCGAAGCGCGCCTGGCCTCGCTGTGCGCCGAAGCCGAAGACGCGGTGCTGCAGGGCTACAACATCCTGGTGGTGTCCGACCGCAAGGTCGATGCCGACAACGTTGCCATCCCGGCACTGCTGGCGCTCTCCGCCATCCACCAGCACCTGGTCACCAAGGGCCTGCGCACCCGCGCCGGCCTGGTGGTCGAGACCGGCACCGCGCGTGAGATCCACCACTTCGCGGTGCTCGCCGGCTACGGTGCCGAGGCGGTGCACCCCTACCTGGCGCTGGAAACCCTGCAGACCCTCGCGGGCGATGCCGAAACGGCCGAAAAGTACGTCAAGCACTTCGTCAAAGCGGTCGGCAAGGGACTGATGAAGGTGATGTCCAAGATGGGCATCTCCACCTACATGTCCTACACCGGCGCGCAGATCTTCGAAGCGGTCGGTCTGCAGCAGGCGCTGCTCGACAAGTACTTCACCGGCACCACCAGCCAGGTCGAAGGCATGGGCGTGTTCGAGGTCATGGAAGAGGCCATCCGCCTGCACAAGAAGGCTTTCAGCCCCGATCCGGTGCTCGCCAACATGCTGGATGCCGGCGGCGACTACGCCTACCGCGTGCGCGGCGACGAGCACATGTGGACCCCGGACGCGATCGCCAAGCTGCAGCACGCCACCCGCTCGGGCAAGGCCGACACCTACAAGGAATACGCCAAGCTGATCAACGACCAGACCAAGCGCCACATGACGCTGCGCGGCCTGTTCGAGATCAAGCCCGCCGCGCCCCCGGTGCCGCTGGACGAGGTCGAGCCGGCCAAGGAGATCGTCAAGCGTTTCGCCACCGGTGCCATGTCGCTGGGCTCCATCTCCACCGAGGCGCACACCACGCTGGCCGTGGCGATGAACCGCATCGGCGGCAAGTCCAACACCGGCGAAGGCGGCGAGGACCCGATGCGCTTCAAGCCCATCGTCAAGGCGATGAAGCTGTCGGAAATCATCGGCCAGGGCCGTATCGAGCGCGACATCGAACTGTCCGCCGGCGACTCGCTGCGTTCGGCCATCAAGCAGGTGGCCTCCGGCCGCTTCGGCGTTACCGCCGAATACCTGGTCAATGCCGACCAGATCCAGATCAAGATGGCCCAGGGCGCCAAGCCCGGTGAAGGCGGCCAGCTGCCGGGCCACAAGGTGTCCGAGTACATCGGCTTCCTGCGCCACTCGGTGCCGGGCGTCGGTCTGATCTCGCCCCCGCCGCACCACGACATCTACTCGATCGAGGATCTGGCGCAGCTCATCCATGACCTGAAGAACGTCAATCCGCTCGCCAGCATCTCGGTGAAGCTGGTGTCCGAGATCGGCGTCGGCACCGTGGCCGCGGGCGTGGCCAAGGCCAAGGCCGACCACATCGTCATCGCCGGCCACGACGGCGGCACCGGCGCTTCGCCGTGGAGCTCGATCAAGCACGCCGGTTCGCCGTGGGAACTGGGCCTCGCCGAGACCCAGCAGACCCTGGTGCTGAACCGCCTGCGCTCCCGCGTGCGCGTGCAGGTCGACGGCCAGATGAAGACCGGCCGCGACGTGGTCATCGGCGCGCTGCTGGGCGCGGATGAATTCGGCTTCGCCACCGCGCCGCTGGTGGTGGAAGGCTGCATCATGATGCGCAAGTGCCACCTCAACACCTGCCCGGTGGGCGTGGCCACCCAGGACCCGGTGCTGCGCGCGCGCTTCCAGGGGCAGCCCGAGCATGTGGTGAACTACTTCTTCTTCGTTGCCGAGGAAGTGCGCGAGCTGATGGCCCAACTGGGCATCCGCAAGTTCGACGACCTGATCGGCCGTGCCGACCTGCTCGACATGAAGAAGGGCATCGAGCACTGGAAGGCTCGCGGTCTCGACTACTCGCGCATCTTCTACCGCCCCAACGTGCCGGCCAGCGTGCCGCGCCTGCACACCGAGAACCAGGACCACGGTCTCGACAAGGCGCTGGACAACCAGCTCATCGAGCTGGCCAGGCCGGCGCTGGAGAAAGGCGAGAAGGTCCATATCGACCTGCCGGTGCGCAACATCAACCGTACCGTGGGCGCCATGCTCTCCGGTCGCGTCGCACAGGCCTACGGCCATGCGGGCCTGCCGGCCGACACCATCCACGTCAAGCTGAACGGTACCGCCGGTCAGGCCTTTGGCGCCTTCCTGGCGCGTGGCGTGACCATGGAGCTGGTCGGCGAAGGTAACGACTACGTCGGCAAGGGCCTCTCCGGCGGCCGTATCGTCGTGCGTCCGCAGGCCGAGTTCCGCGGCACCACCGCCGACAACATCATCGTCGGCAACACCGTGCTGTACGGCGCCACCGAGGGCGAGGTGTACTTCGCCGGCGTGGGCGGCGAGCGCTTCGCGGTGCGCAACTCCGGCGCCACCGCGGTGGTGGAAGGCGTGGGCGACCACGGCTGCGAGTACATGACCGGCGGCACCGTGGTGGTGCTCGGCCAGACCGGCCGCAACTTCGCCGCGGGCATGTCCGGCGGCGTGGCCTACGTGCTGGACGAGGACGGCAGCTTCGAGCAGCGCTGCAACATGGCGCAGGTCGCGCTCGAGCCGCTGCCCGACGAGTTCGAAGCCCGCAAGGGTTCCGAATCGGGCGACGATCTCGAGTCCCACGGCCGGGTGGACATCGACCACCTGACCATGGGCGACGAGCTGATCCTCAAGGGCCTGATCGAGCGCCATGCCCGCTTCACCGGCAGTCCGCGCGCACGCATGATCCTCGACGACTGGGCCACCTGGCGCGGCCGCTTCGTCAAGGTCTTCCCGCATGAATACCGTCGCGCGCTGGCCGAGATGGCCGCGCAAAAGCAACAGCAACTGGAGGCCGCTTGA